The Setaria viridis chromosome 9, Setaria_viridis_v4.0, whole genome shotgun sequence sequence aagttccaaccttCATAACacataagagacgagtagttactaacccagtaatcgccatgtgcatttccacacaacgaaccatatccaagttcagaaggcagcacaccttctgttgccaatataccacacttgcatctatcactaggagaggacacacatggccacggtgcaTTTCCACTCTCGAACTCCCGTACTTGCTCCTCCGTTGACCACATTGCCATTaggccgtatatatactcattgaaatcacacaacggccacccatcctgcaaaaaaacgGTGACATGAACTACTCATACgtaaagtaactacaaaacgctactccaacttccaagcaataacatcaagtaaaagtatgaacaatatactgcaaaattataactgctagctaaacgacatactaatattctcgtaatattcttacatgagtctttagggagcatcgaaagaatagagtaaacttaggtggatcccctaagtttggacgcataagcttagcaggaacaccacacttgcacatgggaggatccctcacacgcctataAGCAGCCtcttgcttctcctcctcggtcatcctaggtgggtttggtggaggaggaacccaacgcctaaactgatggtatggtttaagctctgtgctatgatatgggaataggcggatcctaggatcatatttgtcaggtccatcgatccactgaaagaaatcacaaggtgcgacaggcattggatcaaaagtccacttgcatacatagaaggctcttccggcgtctttggatgccttgattgtttcacctctgcttgcacGCTACATCTACAAAGAGttaccggaagggcaggaggtacgggaccagcaccattggactcgcccacataacgcacataccacctacgacgcttgtattcacaaccaaacgacgtCATCTCACCTGGACATCAAGTGCcacaaatttaatacacaaataaactttacacacgtaatccatacgagctatatacatcatttcgataaaatgtaaacactccatctacaaaatacaaacactaaaacatatcaactatagcaactatattaaggaacaaaaatataagactaattaattgaacataaaaaaaaatacatgtcatgtaaaccacacaattggatgaatatatacctaaatcgaagcattcaacaagttctacacgtcaatatcgcgggcagagactcaattgcgtatgaactacgtatcatctaacacaaaacaccattgcatttcattcaaaattgaaatcaccaacctaaccctaagtcacctaaacatcctccgatctaccaaatgcaacggtaaaacacgagaaaaagtaggggaataccttccacacgaagcagggatcgatttccactacttttccccaccgaaatcgccggattttgggtggatttgggggtggggcggcgggggccggcgcaaCAAGCTAAGGGCGCtggtgtgtctggaggaggaagaaaggagggagggaggaggaagggagccgtcACGCGGTTGTAGCGTGGGCTCTCCCGCGCCAGGCGGTGTGGCGCGGCAGAggtgccgcgccagcccgcctggcgcggcgaGCGCCCGCCACGTCAGCGCgcacctggcgccgcgactcgccgcgccagcgtggcaggagcttgccgcgccagtgcatgcggcgcggcagcggcttcctgccgcgccaggcggtctggcgcggccaaaagagTTATTTCCACAAATAAAGTCCCgcttaggttatttttaaaaataaatataaaaaagtttaaaaataaaaaaacgaACGACGAGTTCGCCGACACCGGCAACTTCCCGCTAGCGGACTTGACCAAGACGACGCGCGCATGGTACTACCCGTACGGCAGCAACGACAAGGAGCACGGCACCGCTCCAAGCGGCCGCTTCTCCAACGGCATGGTCCTCTCTGATTTCTTCGGTACGTAATAAGCTCGGATATGATCATCAGTTATATAAATCTTGGTCCTGTCTGATCAGTATACATGGGGGCTCTAATTAATTTGTGCAGCGAGGATTCTTGGGAGGAAGGAGTCCCCTCCGGCGGAAAGTAAGAGGCAGCAGGACGGCGTCGACCCGTCCGGCATGAacttcgccgtcggcggcgccggcgtggtggAGGGGACGAGCGACGCGCCCAACCTCGGCAGGCAGGTGGACAAGTTCAAGAGGCTGGTCAGGCAAGGCACCATCGACGAGGACCTCACCGACTCCGTCGCGCTCATCGCCTTCTCCGGCAGGCGCGACTACGAGCGCTTCAACGACATGTCCAGCACCGAGGTGAGGGCCAAGGCCCAGGAGGTGACGGACAAGATCGCCGACGCCGTGGACCAGCTGATGGAGCTGGGTGTCGAGAAGGTGGTGGTGACCTCGCTGCCCCCGCTCGGGTGCACGCCATGGCTGTCGAGGTCCGAGGACGGCGTCTACGATGGCAAGTGCGACAGCCAGAAGGTCGCGAGCATCCACAACTCCTACCTCGAGGAGAAGGTGTTCCAGAACGAGGCCGTCTTCAACCTCGACCTCAAAGCCGCATTCAGCCACTACGCGGGCCCGTCGCCGCGATGGAAGCAGTTCAAGTACAGGCTGGAGTCGTGCTGCGAGAGCTTCGACCAGAGTGGGTTCTGCGGGCAGGTGCAGGACGGCGAGCCCCAGTACAGCCTGGGCTCCAAGCCGGACAAGTTCTTCTACTGGGACGACATCAACCCGACCCATGCCGGATGGAAGGCCGTCGTCAAGGAGTTCGAGAGTCGTCAAGGAGTTCGAGGAGTCCATCAAGAACTACCTCAATATCTAGATAGCTCTAGACTCTAGTTTGTTACATGCCAGTGAATAGCTTCAATCGAGTCTATTCTAGGTTTAGGTTTTTAGGTCATGCGAGTGAGTCTTTTTTTATAAAACGTTCAagtatttcattaagagaatATTAGTAGCAGCAGTTTTTTTATTGTTCTGTATCCAACCGCTAGAGTACCAACAGCTTGTTGAATTTTGTTTTTTGTGGCGTGGTATTTCTGGATGTTTTTGCCGGTTTCTCTACAAGTGACTAGTGCTAATATTATTGTTTGAAATAATGGCCACAAGCTCGTGCTTTTCTTCTGTTGTGCGTAGCGCTTATTTAGTCGCATCATTGCTTGGTTTGTTTTTCAAGAGCTTTTCTCTAGAACTGCTGTATGCAGGAACTGTATTGGTTGTGGGCAAAATTCTTGCAAAGATCAGAataaaaatttctttttctaaaaaaagtaATTGGATGGGAAGGTACTTTCTGCAGTTCCAATTTGGTCATTGAGGTTTCTTCTAGTCAATTTTACATTCATTGCGAGAACTACTTTATTTTataattcttttttatttaggATACTACTCTACCCGTTTTAAAATGTAAGTCGTATGGGTTTTGTTCGAAATCAAATTTCTTTAACTTTTGTCCGAGTTCATAAAAaaggtattaagatctataacGTCAAATTATAGTTTCATTATAACCGCTAAGAAATATGTTGATAGagatattattatattttttatataacttTGGTTTAGAACAAAGCTAATTAATAAAGTGaactataatttagaacggaggaagtactaggTGCAAGCTTATTACTATCATCAGAGTTTGACCTCACAACACATAGGTGATGTGCCCGTCCCGCGAGAGTACGTCCTTTCACTAAAAATGAGCTCGCATTTAAAAATTATACTACTGCGACTAGGTGATGTGCCCGTCCAAACGAAGCGTTCGTGACTATACTACTGTGTTCCAAAAAAAAGTAATATTATACATAAAATGATATAAGTAATGCAATCACCTCCATACTTTCAGAAAATATCACTATCGAGCATCAATCATACGCTAGAAACAAGAAACATTTCGCTACAACAACTACCGGACACCATTTGCAGTACAATGGTTCCTGCTAGGTAATTGCGACGGGCACGGCCTTGAGAGGGACGGCCAGGACATTGCCAGTCTTAAACCTTTCGCTGACGTCCAGCTGCTCGGCCGCCATGCCCTCCGGCAACCTCCACTCGAACGCGTGCAGCAGCGACGCCAGCAGGTGCGGCACGACGCGCTCCGCCATGGGCATGCCGGGGCACTGCCTCCGTCCATACCCGAACGGGAAGAACTCGAATTCCTTCCCCCTGTAGTCCACGTCCGCCGCCTTGCCCAAGAAGCGCTCCGGCATGAACCTGTCCGGCTCGTCCCACACCGCCGTGTCCCGCATGATCGCCCACACGTTGACGAAGACCGTGCAGCCCTTGGGCACGGCGTAGCCGCAGACCTCGACGCCGTCCTCCACGGCCTTGTGGGGCACCAGCAGCGGCGCCACCGGGTGCAGCCGCATGGATTCCTTGAACACGGCCTGAAGGTACGGCAGGCCCGCCACGTCCGGCTCCTCGATGGTCTCCTTGCCGCCCAGAGCTCCGGCGATCTCCGCGCGCAACCTGGCCATGGCGCTCGGGTTGCGGAGCAGCTCGGCCATCGCCCACTCCACCGTGATCGTGATCGTGTCGCCGCCGGTGATGAAGACCTCGAACACGATGGCCTTCACGGTGTCGCGGTCGATCTTGCCCGTGGACATGTGATCCAGGAGCACCTGGAGGAAGTCGTTGCCGTGCCTGCCGTCGGCGTTCTCGGCCAGCCTGCGCTCGATTATGCCGTCCACGATGCGGTAGATCTCCCCCAGGTGCCAGGCCGCCTCGCGGCGCCGCCCCTGCAGGTCGAGCCGCCGCAGGAAGGGGAGGAGGTCGGAGACGTTGGGCTTCGTCATCAGGTCGGCTATGTTCTCCACGTGCTCCCGTATCCCGTGCGCCGACTCGCCGGTGGCTTCCCCGTCCACCACGTCGACGGAGAAGAAGGTGCTCGACACGAGGTTGATCATGCCGCCGTACAGCGCCCTGCCGACGTCCACCTCCCGCCCGGCGCGCGCTCGGAGGTGTGCGACCAGGTCCCGCACCTTGCGCTCCcggacgccgcgcgccgccgcgaggcTCCGCGGCGAGAAGACGTGCGCCGCCAGGATGCCGCGCTGCAGCTTCCACAGCGGGTCCGAGCTGGCCATGTTGAGCAGGGAGCGGTCGGCCCACCCGAGCGCGTGGACGGCGTCGACGGTGTAGCGCCCCGTGAGGTGCGCGCCAGCCGCGCGAGCGCGTGGTGGAGGTTGCCGTGCAGGTCCAGCGCGTTGCCGATGATCGGGAGCGGCCGGGGGCCCGGCGGCAGCCGGCCGGAGCCTCGACGGCGGCTGAGGATGGCCAGGTAGTAGAGGAgcgagacggcggcgagcgTTGCCCAGAGCAACCAGACCTCGTGCTCCATCTTTTCTGGGGCCTGGTTTTCTTGCTCAGGCCAAGCCCATACGCGTTCATATATAGCGCTTTGCAGTAGAATTTTAGTAGTttttattttaccatttttgtcTCCATCAGCCGAAGTTGTAGGAGCTTAGTTATGTTATCCCTTTCGGAGCTGCTAGTTGTCCGGATGTCCAGATCGTCCGATCTGGACGCTCGCGTCGGACGCATGCGCAGCCCTTTGATTGGGTGAAGCGTAATCGTTGGATGAACCTTGAAAAAATCCACATTTGCCTCCGTTTCACGCGCCCACATGGGGTACGCGCCGCCGACCCCATGTGGGGCCGCTCGCCCCCCTTCCCCCTCGTCCTCTTCCCACTGACATGCGCGTCGGACCGTGTGGGTCCGCTGGACGGCGTCCTAGCAGCTGCAACACGTGGGTCCCATTGCGATATGTGCAACACCAGATCTACTTTTTGCAATATCCAAATGAAATAGGTCCGAAGCAGTTGAAACACAAACATATGTCTGGAACACTTACAAAAACTTGCAAACGCCGGAAAACACTTGAAAAGCCACTGCAAAATATATGCGACATCCTGATGAAACACTTGTAACATATATGTGAAACATATGCAATACAGATAAAACACTTATAATATACATAtgaaaaacagatgaaacatttgGAACTGACGTTTGCAACATACGTGT is a genomic window containing:
- the LOC117835705 gene encoding GDSL esterase/lipase At3g09930-like produces the protein MRMNCMSSSNVHRGGNGQGTSSGSHQTPLATTPRAATPSTAAGPSRRSRGKEPASPQASEDSEARILGRKESPPAESKRQQDGVDPSGMNFAVGGAGVVEGTSDAPNLGRQVDKFKRLVRQGTIDEDLTDSVALIAFSGRRDYERFNDMSSTEVRAKAQEVTDKIADAVDQLMELGVEKVVVTSLPPLGCTPWLSRSEDGVYDGKCDSQKVASIHNSYLEEKVFQNEAVFNLDLKAAFSHYAGPSPRWKQFKYRLESCCESFDQSGFCGQVQDGEPQYSLGSKPDKFFYWDDINPTHAGWKAVVKEFESRQGVRGVHQELPQYLDSSRL